The Salvia miltiorrhiza cultivar Shanhuang (shh) chromosome 1, IMPLAD_Smil_shh, whole genome shotgun sequence genome has a window encoding:
- the LOC131006971 gene encoding GDSL esterase/lipase LIP-4-like, translating to MCYSYKISLGLVCFYFLGFGTIMAAPACRNKPMLFNFGDSNSDTGGAPILAGMPLELPAGRTFFHEPSGRLCDGRLILDFLCESLGTKYLTPYLELFATDFSNGVNFALAGSDTLRRVNPLIPYTLQAQTTQFTLFHNVSIRRGSIDQIKSALFMLDIGQNDMHGNFMNNKTFQQVLTLIPDVISNIRDAMQTMYRLGGRNFWVHNTGPLGCMPSSVDLINASTVVDQFGCVSDMNKAAAQLNSELERLCRELRSEMGDATIVYVDIYSIKLDLIVNSTSYGFNNAFEQCRGRAQGVCPEGSRYVSWDGIHYTEAANMLVASKILSTAYSTPPLPFNFFCN from the exons atgtgTTATTCCTATAAAATCTCCCTTGGTCTCGTCTGCTTCTACTTCCTTGGCTTTGGCACTATCATGGCAGCGCCGGCGTGTCGCAACAAACCGATGTTATTCAACTTTGGTGATTCGAACAGCGACACAGGAGGCGCTCCTATTCTTGCCGGGATGCCGCTCGAGCTCCCGGCAGGACGCACGTTCTTTCACGAGCCATCCGGCCGTTTATGCGATGGTCGTCTCATCCTCGACTTTCTTT GTGAGAGTCTAGGAACAAAGTACTTGACTCCCTATTTGGAGTTGTTTGCAACGGATTTCTCAAACGGTGTCAACTTTGCTTTAGCCGGCTCCGACACTCTCCGCCGAGTTAACCCTCTCATTCCCTACACGCTGCAAGCCCAAACCACTCAATTTACTCTCTTTCATAACGTCTCCATCCGCCGCGGCTCCATCG ACCAAATCAAATCTGCGCTCTTCATGTTGGACATCGGTCAAAACGACATGCATGGCAATTTTATGAATAATAAAACGTTTCAACAAGTCCTCACCCTTATCCCCGATGTCATCTCCAACATTAGAGATGCTATGCAG ACGATGTATCGGCTGGGCGGGAGAAACTTTTGGGTGCACAACACGGGCCCGTTGGGGTGCATGCCGTCTAGCGTAGACCTTATAAATGCTTCAACGGTGGTGGACCAGTTCGGCTGCGTTTCCGACATGAACAAAGCCGCTGCCCAACTGAACTCGGAGCTCGAGCGTCTCTGTCGGGAGCTGCGGTCGGAGATGGGCGACGCCACCATCGTCTACGTCGATATCTACTCCATCAAGTTGGACTTGATCGTCAACTCGACGTCGTATG GGTTCAACAATGCTTTCGAACAGTGCCGGGGTCGGGCGCAGGGTGTATGCCCAGAGGGGTCGCGGTATGTGAGCTGGGATGGAATCCATTACACAGAGGCGGCCAATATGTTGGTTGCATCCAAAATACTTTCTACTGCTTACTCTACCCCGCCTCTCccatttaatttcttttgcAACTAA
- the LOC131006972 gene encoding uncharacterized protein LOC131006972, which produces MGEVMEVFLVGWINFLNEWQVRMFVILSLALQILLVLLGNRRKYVCKVWIRIIIWCAYVLADWVAVVSLGVIAKNTLDACEKSMNDKPGIQLNLFWAQFFLVHLGGPDTITAYSLEDNELWLRHLVGMLIHTGLAFYALLVAFPASDWLPYLNLLVFTAGSIKYGERVSTLCAASSENFRDSMLPQPNPGPDYAKFMERYTLKKAEGYNVAVDSVMDMPVLPRHDFPDPPGVPEAYHLFSTFKRLFAGSILSFEDRDCSKYIFQRLSEKQAFHLVEIELGFMFDELYTKASIVYNLRGCVLRMITFSLTLFAWLAFQLTTEKSNYSNLDLGITHLLLWVAICLEIYAVGALVDSDWMHRLSRVDRASAFGRAIQWFQQPIKKRWSMKVAQHNLFDLCLMEKSALLLRSIRKLTKINNHVEKHWNKSFVDVSDDLKELLFRELKSYTSGCDPAAIWSRKGSFTLEKYPSISESVGWIRKREFEERILLWHIATDICYSLEPPGTQSKQTAGHSKLISEYMLYLLIVCPFMLPNGIGMIRFRDTCAEAREFLSGRDAIISKDDAYRKLRDVDTQVPPAQVKGDRSKSVLFDACILAKSLLEEKVQRWEIISKVWVEMLAYAATNCGGNHHARQLRKGGELLTHVWLLMAHLGITEQFQISQGHARAKILVK; this is translated from the exons at GGGAGAAGTTATGGAAGTATTCCTAGTAGGTTGGATAAACTTCTTGAATGAATGGCAAGTGAGGATGTTCGTTATCCTGAGCCTAGCATTGCAAATTTTACTGGTGTTGTTGGGCAATCGCAGGAAGTATGTATGCAAGGTTTGGATAAGAATCATTATTTGGTGTGCGTACGTATTGGCAGATTGGGTGGCAGTGGTTTCCCTCGGCGTCATCGCCAAGAACACTCTTGATGCTTGCGAGAAGAGTATGAATGATAAGCCCGGAATTCAACTGAATCTGTTCTGGGCTCAATTCTTTCTCGTGCATTTAGGTGGCCCCGACACCATCACCGCATATTCTCTGGAAGATAACGAGCTGTGGCTGCGGCATTTGGTGGGAATGCTCATTCATACTGGCCTTGCTTTCTATGCACTGCTTGTTGCTTTCCCCGCCTCCGACTGGCTTCCTTATCTCAACCTACTCGTCTTCACCGCCGGCTCAATCAAGTATGGAGAGCGCGTGTCCACGCTCTGTGCTGCCAGCAGTGAGAATTTCCGCGACTCTATGCTTCCACAGCCTAATCCAGGTCCCGACTACGCCAAATTCATGGAAAGATACACCTTGAAGAAGGCTGAGGGCTACAATGTTGCGGTGGATTCGGTTATGGATATGCCTGTTCTTCCTCGCCACGACTTCCCCGACCCACCTGGTGTACCTGAAGCTTATCATCTGTTCTCCACGTTTAAGCGCCTCTTTGCAGGCTCCATCTTGAGTTTTGAAGATCGCGACTGCAGCAAATACATCTTCCAGAGGCTGTCGGAGAAGCAAGCTTTTCATCTTGTTGAGATTGAGCTTGGCTTCATGTTTGATGAGCTCTACACAAAGGCCTCCATCGTGTACAATCTCCGTGGCTGTGTGCTTCGGATGATCACCTTCTCTCTCACCCTCTTCGCCTGGCTAGCGTTTCAGCTCACCACCGAGAAGAGCAACTACTCGAATCTCGACTTGGGCATCACTCACTTGTTGCTTTGGGTGGCCATCTGCTTAGAGATATACGCTGTCGGGGCTCTCGTAGACTCAGATTGGATGCATAGGTTGAGCAGAGTAGACAGAGCATCTGCTTTTGGTCGCGCGATTCAGTGGTTTCAGCAGCCAATCAAGAAGAGGTGGTCCATGAAAGTTGCTCAACACAATCTGTTTGATCTTTGCCTCATGGAAAAATCTGCATTGCTCCTAAGAAGCATCAGAAAGCTTACTAAAATCAATAATCACGTAGAAAAGCATTGGAACAAGTCCTTCGTCGACGTCTCCGATGATCTGAAAGAGCTATTGTTTAGGGAGTTGAAGAGTTACACAAGTGGTTGTGATCCTGCAGCTATATGGAGCAGAAAGGGAAGTTTCACTCTTGAAAAGTACCCATCGATATCTGAGTCTGTTGGTTGGATTAGAAAGAGAGAGTTTGAGGAGAGGATCCTCCTCTGGCACATTGCCACAGACATCTGCTATTCTCTCGAACCTCCTGGCACTCAAAGTAAGCAAACTGCAGGCCACAGCAAGCTTATATCTGAGTACATGTTGTATCTCCTCATAGTGTGCCCTTTCATGCTACCAAATGGGATAGGGATGATAAGATTCCGAGACACGTGTGCTGAGGCCAGAGAGTTTCTGAGTGGGAGAGACGCGATTATATCCAAAGATGATGCTTACAGGAAGTTGCGTGATGTCGACACTCAAGTGCCACCGGCTCAAGTGAAGGGTGACCGGAGCAAAAGCGTGCTGTTTGATGCTTGTATACTGGCTAAGTCGCTCTTAGAAGAGAAGGTGCAGAGGTGGGAGATTATAAGCAAAGTGTGGGTGGAGATGTTAGCGTACGCGGCTACAAATTGTGGCGGCAACCACCATGCCCGCCAGCTGCGCAAGGGGGGAGAGCTGCTCACTCATGTTTGGCTTCTCATGGCACATTTAGGTATCACAGAGCAGTTCCAGATATCTCAGGGACATGCTAGAGCTAAAATCCTAGTAAAATAG